The genomic segment AGCTGTTATTCTTGCTCATACCTATCAGGATGGGCATATACAAGATATAGCCGACATCGTAGGTGATTCACTCATGTTAAGCAAAGCAGCTAAAGAAGTTGATTGTAAAACCATCGTATTCTGTGGCGTACGCTTTATGGCTGAAACTGCAAAAATTCTGTCACCAAAGAAAACAGTCTTACTTCCAGCTATTGATGCTCTATGTCCGATGGCTAAAATGGTGACTGCTGAAGATATAAGAGTTTATAGAGAAATGAATCCAAAGAAAAAAATTGTATGTTATGTCAATTCTACAACAGAGGTAAAAGCTGAATGTGATGTATGTATAACCAGTGCTAATGCAGTAGAAGTGATTAACCGCCTACCTGAAAAGGATATACTTATCGTCCCTGACGAGAATCTGGGGCACTATATCAAACAATCCCTTCCCCATAAGAACATTGATCTATGGCCAGGTTTTTGTATAACTCATAAACGAGTATTAGAAAAAGATATTTTACAAGTAAAAGCTATTCACCCCAATGCGCCTATTCTCGTGCATCCTGAATGTTCTTATAGCGTTTTAAAGCATGCAGATTATGTTGGCAGTACCTCACAAATAATTCACTATGTTGACCAGCATGATTATGATAAATATATTATAGGAACAGAAATGGGTGTTATACATAGCTTAAAGAAAAATCATCCAGATAAAGCCTTCTATTTACTATCGACAGGTTTGATCTGCAGTAATATGAAAAAGACAGGATTAAAAGATGTATATCATGCTCTCAAGTACCAGCAACATGTTATTGAAGTGGATGAAGAATTGCGCCAAAGAGCTTATGGGAGCATTGATAAAATGTTCAGTATATGTGAGTAGGTGATTATGTGTATGCAGATGTGGTTATAATAGGTGGAGGTCTAGCGGGGATTATCACCGCTCTTCAGATCGATCCCCATCTTAAAGTAGTTTTGCTGACTAAAAATAAAATAAAGGATTCTAATTCCTATTTGGCACAAGGTGGTATAGCTGCAACATTGGATGATAATTACATAAGCCATATCAATGATACGATGGAAATAGGACACCAATTAAACAATAAAGAAATTGTTACATTTTTAGTCAATGAATCAAAGAAAACCATCAACCTGCTGGAAAGTCTAGGTGTTATATTCGATCAAACTGAACAAGGCTATCGTTTAACATGCGAAGGTGGACATCAGCATCAACGAATCTTGCACATTAAAGATCAAACTGGTAAGGGCATCCTATTGGCTTTGTTTGATGTACTCATGAACCGTCACAATATTGAATTGATGGAGGATACCGCATGTGTTGATTTACTCATTCATTCAACTGAATGTCACGGTGTTCAAATCATTAAAGATAACTTACTACAACCTTTATATGCAAGGCACACTGTTTTAGCTACCGGAGGCATAGGTGGTATATATGTTCGTTCTACCAATAGGAGTCACTTATACGGTGATGGGATTGCTATGGCATTTCGTCATCAAGTCCAGCTTTGTGATATGGAATTTGTTCAATTCCACCCTACTGCTTTCTATGACGCTACTGGTGGGAAAAGCTTTCTTATCTCAGAAGCTGTGAGAGGTGAAGGTGCCCACTTAGTTCATAGGGATGGGGAAAGATTTATGCTCCGATACCATGAGAAAAAGGAACTTGCTGGAAGAGATATGGTTTCTCAGGCTATTTATAAGGAAATGATCGCATGTAATCAACCCTGTGTGTATTTGGATATGCGTCATTTAGATACCGCGTATATGACGGATAGATTTCCTTACATTCAATCACGTTGTTTAGAAAAAGGCATTGATATATCTAAGGATCTCATTCCTGTTTCTCCTGTACAGCACTATGTCATGGGAGGTGTTAAAACGGACCTTAATGGGTGTACTTCAATCCTCGGTTTGTATGCATGCGGCGAATGTGCTCATACTGGCATACACGGTGCTAATCGTTTAGCAAGCAATTCACTACTAGAATGCGTTGTATTTGGTAATCAAGTAGCTTCTTCAATTAATAAGTCTAATCATACTAGGATTATTAAGATCATAGGTCAGAACCGCCAGCTAAAAGATACTCATGATAACAGCCGTTATGAGCTCTTATTAGACAAAGTAAAAGCTATTATTTCAGAGTATTGCTGGTTGTCTCGTAATCCATGTGATTTAGAGACTGCTTATTCATTATTGACTACATACTATCAAGAGATGCTTGATTCAGAGGATTATAGTATCGCCTATTACAACTGCTTAAATGCTATATCCACTGGTATTACTATATGTAAAGCTTCAATTCACCGTAAAGAATCCATTGGCAGTTTTATCAAGGAGGTTTATTGATGAAAGAACTTATCGTTCAAGATATTCTCATAAATGCTTTAAAGGAAGATATGCCCTATGGCGATATGACCACTGATTATCTTATCCCCAGTTCTCTAAGTGGTTTTGTTGAAGTAAAAGCAAAAGAATCTGGTGTTATTGCTGGATTAGATGTGTTCAGAATGGTTTTTAGAATTATTGATCCTAAAATACGAGTTTCTAACCATGTTGAAGATGGTGATCTTATTAGTAAAGGTGACGTCTTTATAACTATAAGTGGTTCCACAAATGCTATCTTAAAAGGTGAACGCCTTGCCCTTAATCTACTTCAACGATTAAGTGGTATCGCTACACAGACACGGCAATACTGTGAAGCCATCAAGGATTTACCTACTGTTATTGTCGATACCAGAAAAACAACACCAGGATTAAGGCTCTTGGAAAAAATGGCTGTACAAGCTGGAGGTGCCAGTCTTCACCGCTACAACCTTTCCGATGCTGTGATGATAAAAGATAATCATATTAAGGCATGTGGTAACATAACCCAGGCAGTGTCTCAAGTGAGAAATAAAATCCCATTCACAACTAAGGTTGAAGTTGAAGTCTCTAATTTAGAAGAGTTTAAGGAAGCCCTTGCTACATCCACTGACATTATCATGTTAGACAACATGACCAATATCGACATGAAAAGTGCTGTAGAAATGAATAAAGGAAAGTGCATTCTAGAAGCTTCAGGTAATATGAACCTTGAGCGTATTCGAAGCGTCGCTTTAACAGGCGTAGACTATATTTCAGTAGGTGCCCTTACCCATTCTGTCAAATCTTTAGATATCAGTTTAAACTTGCTTTAATTAAATACTTTAATCAATAAAATAAAAAGTACATGATCTGTATCTTTATAGCTGATCACGTACTTTTTTTAGGTTGTAAATATAACTTACTTTAGTTTTTAGAAGTCAAACTTATCATGGAAATACATTAATAACTCATCTATCTTAACTCTCTCTTGCTCCATTGAATCTCTATGACGAATAGTAACAGAAGCATCATCTCTTGAGTCAAAATCAAATGTGATACAGAATGGTGTACCAATTTCATCTTGTCTTCTATAGCGCTTACCAATAGATCCTCTATCATCAAATTCTACATTGTAGTATTTACTTAGCATTTTTACAACATCATTAGCCTCTTCAGATAACTTCTTAGATAATGGTAAGACAGCCATTTTAATTGGCGCTAATGCTGGATGGAAACGAAGTACATTTCTTACATCGCCATTTTCCAACTCTTCTTCATCATAAGCTTCACAAAGGAATGCAAGTGTTACTCGATCAGCACCTAATGATGGTTCAATACAATAAGGAACATATTTTTCATTAGTTGTTGGATCGAAGTAATTCATATCTTCTCCGGAATGCTCCGCATGCTTTTTAAGGTCAAAGTCAGTACGGTCAGCAATACCCCAAAGTTCTCCCCAGCCAAATGGGAATAAGAATTCAATATCTGTTGTTCCATTACTGTAATGAGATAATTCTTCTTCACTATGATCACGTACACGCATATGCTCATCTGTCATTCCTAAACGTTTTAACCAATTTACACAGAACTCTTTCCAGAATTCAAACCACTCTAAGTCTTTACCTGGTTCACAGAAAAATTCAAGTTCCATTTGTTCAAACTCTCTTGTTCTAAAAGTAAAGTTACCTGGAGTTATCTCATTTCTAAAGGATTTACCAATCTGACCAATACCAAATGGTACTTTTCTTCTTGTTGTTCTTTGAACGTTTTTAAAGTTAACAAAAATACCTTGAGCTGTCTCTGGACGCATATAAACTGTATTCTTAGCATCTTCCGTTACACCTTGAAAAGTTTTAAACATGAGGTTAAATTGACGAATATCTGTGAAATCCTTTTTACCACAAGATGGACACACAATACCTTGTTCATCAATATAGCTCTTCATTTGATCATTTGTCCATGAGTCAACTGGATCAGTGATTTCTTCACCTTTTTCCATCATAAAATCTTCAATGATTTTATCTGCTCTGAATCTCTCTTTACAATCTTTACAGTCCATTAATGGGTCATTGAAACCACCAACATGACCAGAAGCAACCCATACTTGTGGGTTCATTAAGATGGCACAGTCCACACCAACGTTATGTGGATTTTCTTTAATAAATTTATCCCACCATGCTTTTTTAACATTATTTTTTAATTCAACCCCTAAAGGACCGTAATCCCATGTGTTGGCTAAACCACCGTAAATTTCAGAACCAGGGTAAACAAATCCTCTTGTTTTCGCTAGAGATACTATCTTTTCCATTGTCTTTTCCATAAGCTCCATCCTTTCTTCTTCTTTTAGGCTTTACAAATCAATTTTTGATTATGCCTACTCTATTAATTGAACTTAATTTTTATACAACAAAAGACTCCCGTCTCTTGCTGTACGCAAGGGACGAAAGTCTTATTCCGCGGTTCCACCCTTATTGCCATTTTCTTACAAAACGACCTCTTTATTCTACATGCTCTGAAGTGCCTTTCTTACAAGATATCGGCTAAGCTCTCACCATCCTTAGCTCGCTTGACGCATCTCCTGTAATACTCCTCTTCGTCTACGCATGACACTATTTACCTTTAATGAAACTAAGTATAACAAATTCTTAAACTGTCGTCAATAAAAATCTTGTATTTAAAATTTACTATCGTCAATAGTATCCAAGTATGCTTTCACTGGTTCAACTGCTTTTTTGATGCAACCATCTTCAAATGGATTATCGAGACCTACATAATCTAAAAGCTTAATGAAAGACATTGTACCACCTGCTTTACAAAGCTTCATATAATCTCCCCAAGCTTTTTCGCGATTTTCTTCAGCCTTATTGCGGAATTGAATTGCACAAATAGCGGCTAATGTATAGTCTATATAATAGAATGGATCGTAGAAAATATGTCCTTGTCTAAACCAGAAGCCACCTCTCTCCAAGAAATCACAATCCGCATAATCTCTATGAGGTAAGTACTTCTTCTCAATTTCACGCCACATTGATTTACGTTCAGTAGGCGTTGCTTCTGGGTTCTCATATACCCAATGCTGGAATTCATCAACAGTTACACCATAAGGAATAAAAAGAATGGAATCAGCATGATGATAGAATTTATATTTATCTGTATCCTCAACAAAGAATTCTTCCATCCAAGGATAGGTTAAAAACTCCATGCTCATAGAATGAATCTCGCTTACTTCATAGGTTCCCCAATAGTATTCAGGTAATTCGTAGCCTCGACTAGAGAACACTTGGAAGGCATGACCTGCCTCATGAGTTAATACATCCACGTCACCTGCTGTACCATTGAAGTTTGCAAAGATGAATGGTGATTGGTATTTAGGTAGATACGTACAATAACCACCTCCACGTTTGCCTTTTTTACTCAATACATCAAATAAATCATGTTCCACCATAAACTCCATAAAAATCTTTGTTTCCTCGGAAAGTTCACTGTACATCTTCATACCTTTATTCATGATCCAATCCGGGTCACCTTTAGGTGTTGGATTACCTGATAAGAACTGTAAACCTTCGTCATAATAATATAAATGATCATAACCTAATCGTTTGCATTGGCGTTCTCTTAATTCAGTCGTTATTGGTACTAGACTATCTTTCACTTGCTTACGGTAATTTGCAACCTGTTCTGCTCTATAGTCTGTACGTTGCATCCGGCGATAGCCCACTTCCACAAAGTTCTTGAAACCTAATTTCTGTGCAATAGAATGACGTACTTTCACCATGCTATCATAGATTTCATCTAACTCCGCCTCATGCTCTTCAAAAAAAGCTATATACGCTTTTTGTGCCGCAATTCTTGTATCCCTGTCTTTTGATTGCATAAATGGACGCATTTGAGATAAGTTACGCTCTTCACCTTCGAACATGATCTTAGCTGAAGACAATAACTTCCCATATCTACTGCTTAACTTATTTTCTTCTTGAAGATCAGGAATGATTGCCTCACTGAATACGCTTAATTTTGCTTCAGCAAGATCAAACAATTGCTGTCCCCATTGTTCCTTTAGTTCTTCTTTAAATTTTGAATTAACTAAGGCTTCATAGTATTTGGATATTAAGCCTTCATAGATAGGACTGTTTTCATCCATGTAATCATTTTCTTTGTCATAAAACTCATCAGTTGTATCAATGGTATTACGAATGTAGGCTATATCCATCATTGTATCTACCGTTTGGCGAATATCATTTATTTCTGCGATAATTTTATTTTGCTCCTCTAATGATTCTGCTTCATTGAATTTAACAATTAACTTCTCAACGTCTGCTTTGATCAGATCCATTTGAGGTCTTTTATATTCATAATCTACAAATTTCATACTAGCACCTCCACGGCTATTTTTCAAACTTTAAAATTTATGACTGTTTATTGCTTTCATAGTTAAGCATTCAATATAATTTCAGCATACTCATTGTCTGTGTTTAAGATATGATGAAGTACCCAACCCATTACAAAGTTTGTTAATTCTTTAAGGTTTTCTTTTTGGTTCTCATCAATATCTTTATCAAAGAACTTGTCTACTTTCTTCATAAAGAATTCATGCTCCATGATATGTACATCCTTATTAGGATAGTCTAGTTCTCCAAACAATTCTTCTTCTCTCTCAAAATGA from the Vallitalea okinawensis genome contains:
- the nadA gene encoding quinolinate synthase NadA codes for the protein MTTQEITREILQLKEKNKAVILAHTYQDGHIQDIADIVGDSLMLSKAAKEVDCKTIVFCGVRFMAETAKILSPKKTVLLPAIDALCPMAKMVTAEDIRVYREMNPKKKIVCYVNSTTEVKAECDVCITSANAVEVINRLPEKDILIVPDENLGHYIKQSLPHKNIDLWPGFCITHKRVLEKDILQVKAIHPNAPILVHPECSYSVLKHADYVGSTSQIIHYVDQHDYDKYIIGTEMGVIHSLKKNHPDKAFYLLSTGLICSNMKKTGLKDVYHALKYQQHVIEVDEELRQRAYGSIDKMFSICE
- the nadB gene encoding L-aspartate oxidase; its protein translation is MYADVVIIGGGLAGIITALQIDPHLKVVLLTKNKIKDSNSYLAQGGIAATLDDNYISHINDTMEIGHQLNNKEIVTFLVNESKKTINLLESLGVIFDQTEQGYRLTCEGGHQHQRILHIKDQTGKGILLALFDVLMNRHNIELMEDTACVDLLIHSTECHGVQIIKDNLLQPLYARHTVLATGGIGGIYVRSTNRSHLYGDGIAMAFRHQVQLCDMEFVQFHPTAFYDATGGKSFLISEAVRGEGAHLVHRDGERFMLRYHEKKELAGRDMVSQAIYKEMIACNQPCVYLDMRHLDTAYMTDRFPYIQSRCLEKGIDISKDLIPVSPVQHYVMGGVKTDLNGCTSILGLYACGECAHTGIHGANRLASNSLLECVVFGNQVASSINKSNHTRIIKIIGQNRQLKDTHDNSRYELLLDKVKAIISEYCWLSRNPCDLETAYSLLTTYYQEMLDSEDYSIAYYNCLNAISTGITICKASIHRKESIGSFIKEVY
- the nadC gene encoding carboxylating nicotinate-nucleotide diphosphorylase; the protein is MKELIVQDILINALKEDMPYGDMTTDYLIPSSLSGFVEVKAKESGVIAGLDVFRMVFRIIDPKIRVSNHVEDGDLISKGDVFITISGSTNAILKGERLALNLLQRLSGIATQTRQYCEAIKDLPTVIVDTRKTTPGLRLLEKMAVQAGGASLHRYNLSDAVMIKDNHIKACGNITQAVSQVRNKIPFTTKVEVEVSNLEEFKEALATSTDIIMLDNMTNIDMKSAVEMNKGKCILEASGNMNLERIRSVALTGVDYISVGALTHSVKSLDISLNLL
- a CDS encoding glycine--tRNA ligase; protein product: MEKTMEKIVSLAKTRGFVYPGSEIYGGLANTWDYGPLGVELKNNVKKAWWDKFIKENPHNVGVDCAILMNPQVWVASGHVGGFNDPLMDCKDCKERFRADKIIEDFMMEKGEEITDPVDSWTNDQMKSYIDEQGIVCPSCGKKDFTDIRQFNLMFKTFQGVTEDAKNTVYMRPETAQGIFVNFKNVQRTTRRKVPFGIGQIGKSFRNEITPGNFTFRTREFEQMELEFFCEPGKDLEWFEFWKEFCVNWLKRLGMTDEHMRVRDHSEEELSHYSNGTTDIEFLFPFGWGELWGIADRTDFDLKKHAEHSGEDMNYFDPTTNEKYVPYCIEPSLGADRVTLAFLCEAYDEEELENGDVRNVLRFHPALAPIKMAVLPLSKKLSEEANDVVKMLSKYYNVEFDDRGSIGKRYRRQDEIGTPFCITFDFDSRDDASVTIRHRDSMEQERVKIDELLMYFHDKFDF
- a CDS encoding M3 family oligoendopeptidase, which encodes MKFVDYEYKRPQMDLIKADVEKLIVKFNEAESLEEQNKIIAEINDIRQTVDTMMDIAYIRNTIDTTDEFYDKENDYMDENSPIYEGLISKYYEALVNSKFKEELKEQWGQQLFDLAEAKLSVFSEAIIPDLQEENKLSSRYGKLLSSAKIMFEGEERNLSQMRPFMQSKDRDTRIAAQKAYIAFFEEHEAELDEIYDSMVKVRHSIAQKLGFKNFVEVGYRRMQRTDYRAEQVANYRKQVKDSLVPITTELRERQCKRLGYDHLYYYDEGLQFLSGNPTPKGDPDWIMNKGMKMYSELSEETKIFMEFMVEHDLFDVLSKKGKRGGGYCTYLPKYQSPFIFANFNGTAGDVDVLTHEAGHAFQVFSSRGYELPEYYWGTYEVSEIHSMSMEFLTYPWMEEFFVEDTDKYKFYHHADSILFIPYGVTVDEFQHWVYENPEATPTERKSMWREIEKKYLPHRDYADCDFLERGGFWFRQGHIFYDPFYYIDYTLAAICAIQFRNKAEENREKAWGDYMKLCKAGGTMSFIKLLDYVGLDNPFEDGCIKKAVEPVKAYLDTIDDSKF
- a CDS encoding bacteriohemerythrin, translating into MATKLDEKYVLGIDEIDEQHGELVSIGNKLLSLLELDDSIDRYDDIVEILNELREYTRYHFEREEELFGELDYPNKDVHIMEHEFFMKKVDKFFDKDIDENQKENLKELTNFVMGWVLHHILNTDNEYAEIILNA